The following coding sequences lie in one Sedimentibacter sp. MB35-C1 genomic window:
- a CDS encoding Na+/H+ antiporter NhaC family protein: MNFNKRHIFIVITLVMIISMLFTVVAFADEAEETLPAVYSTAWALLPPIIAIALALITKEVYSSLFIGIAVGALLVANGNPVNALDTMIINGFIASLADSWNVGILIFLVVLGIIVAIMNKAGGSKAYGEWAKKKIKTRRGAMGATFGLGCLIFIDDYFNCLTVGSVMKPVTDGHNISRAKLAYLIDATAAPICMIAPISSWAAAVSGVLEGYNGLELFIRAIPYNFYSLLTIVMILFIIFTDMDFGPMLKHEKNAKEKGDLFTTADRPFENAVPDASSDKGGVIDLVLPVIILIVCSIIGMIYTGGFFSGTSFVEAFAKSDASVGLPMGSLVSLILIFIWIVARKVLSFSDFMECITLGFNAMVPPILILTFAWTLSSMTGALGAAPYVAGLVEGSAAALKLLLPAIIFVVACFLAFATGTSWGTFGILIPIVVNLSGTISADMLIIGISACLAGAVCGDHCSPISDTTIMASSGAQCNHINHVSTQLPYALTVAGVSFVTYIIAGFVQSVMALPIGIVLMIGTLVVVQKIYRAKVEA; the protein is encoded by the coding sequence ATGAATTTTAATAAGAGACACATTTTTATTGTAATTACATTAGTTATGATAATAAGTATGCTGTTCACTGTTGTAGCATTTGCAGATGAAGCAGAAGAAACACTTCCAGCTGTATATTCAACAGCTTGGGCATTGCTGCCGCCGATTATTGCTATTGCCTTAGCATTAATTACAAAAGAGGTTTATAGTTCATTGTTTATAGGTATAGCAGTAGGTGCTTTACTTGTAGCAAACGGAAATCCGGTTAATGCGCTTGATACAATGATTATTAATGGATTTATTGCCAGTTTAGCTGATTCTTGGAACGTAGGTATTCTTATATTTCTTGTAGTACTTGGAATTATTGTAGCAATTATGAACAAAGCCGGAGGTTCAAAAGCTTACGGTGAATGGGCTAAGAAAAAAATTAAAACTAGAAGAGGTGCAATGGGGGCTACTTTTGGTCTTGGTTGCTTAATATTCATTGATGATTATTTTAACTGCCTGACAGTTGGTAGTGTTATGAAGCCAGTGACAGATGGGCATAACATTTCAAGAGCTAAGTTAGCGTACCTGATAGATGCTACTGCTGCTCCAATATGTATGATTGCTCCAATATCATCATGGGCTGCTGCAGTATCAGGCGTTTTAGAAGGTTACAATGGTTTAGAATTATTCATAAGAGCTATTCCTTATAACTTCTATTCACTACTTACTATAGTAATGATTTTGTTCATTATATTTACTGATATGGATTTCGGTCCAATGCTTAAGCATGAAAAAAACGCCAAAGAAAAGGGAGATTTGTTTACAACTGCTGATAGGCCATTTGAAAATGCAGTTCCGGATGCAAGCTCAGACAAAGGTGGAGTTATAGACTTGGTTCTTCCTGTAATTATACTTATTGTATGTAGTATAATCGGTATGATTTATACAGGAGGATTCTTTTCAGGAACATCATTTGTAGAAGCTTTTGCAAAATCCGATGCTTCAGTTGGTCTTCCAATGGGATCTTTGGTATCATTGATTTTGATATTTATATGGATTGTTGCAAGAAAAGTTTTATCATTCAGTGATTTTATGGAGTGCATTACCTTAGGATTTAATGCAATGGTTCCGCCAATTCTTATTTTAACTTTTGCATGGACGTTATCTTCAATGACAGGTGCCCTAGGAGCAGCTCCTTATGTGGCTGGTCTTGTAGAAGGAAGTGCGGCTGCGCTTAAACTTCTTTTGCCTGCAATTATCTTTGTAGTTGCTTGTTTCCTCGCATTTGCTACAGGTACGTCATGGGGAACTTTCGGAATTCTTATTCCTATTGTTGTAAATTTGAGTGGAACTATATCTGCAGATATGCTTATTATAGGAATTTCGGCTTGTCTTGCAGGCGCTGTGTGTGGTGATCACTGTTCACCTATTTCAGACACTACGATTATGGCTTCATCAGGAGCTCAGTGCAACCACATTAATCACGTATCTACTCAGCTTCCTTATGCTTTAACAGTTGCAGGTGTTTCCTTTGTAACATACATTATCGCAGGTTTTGTACAAAGTGTAATGGCATTACCAATAGGCATTGTTCTAATGATTGGAACATTAGTGGTAGTTCAGAAAATATACAGGGCAAAAGTCGAAGCATAA
- a CDS encoding diguanylate cyclase: MGLLQNILLISSCLLLMALAIHTGAKFNIMGMPALFAMVVFFMVWVIGNLIEVNASTFEWMLWGRNIQQIGVFFTPLCTFYFSIEYTANRKLRVLAYIISVVQVVSVLLIFTDQYHHIMRISVELQTDTVFGHAIVVQSTTIGSILVAFNFCIPLIAVVILILFVRSVSNNLRRPLWLIIISIFATFVIATVQSTVLSDIGIIIPISVLNLPCVVLLFYAVLSGGFLGITPIALNKVFEVIDQGIIVIDYNGNVIEYNRRASELMNDLDYYDSLEIGSNILERILGEPKHPGKLYISVDDLPAELPKSQSGRYISLARHTLERSGGRFFGYVLVLTDITLLKERAELDPLTGIYNREGMTTAYSQLQKYSQSNPNVSAIIIDLDNFKNINDTYGHFGGDMILRDLVNTVQAFLEGKYVFGRHGGDEFVVLLPVEIEEAFDFAENLRKSVSERIVQYLNHKIYYTISVGIAGCNFQENSLSDLLHKADLALYKSKQLGKNTISI, encoded by the coding sequence ATGGGGTTACTGCAAAACATATTGTTAATATCCTCTTGCTTGTTGCTTATGGCTTTGGCAATACACACAGGAGCAAAATTTAATATCATGGGCATGCCAGCATTGTTTGCCATGGTTGTATTTTTTATGGTATGGGTGATAGGAAATTTAATTGAGGTCAATGCATCAACATTTGAATGGATGCTGTGGGGAAGAAATATTCAACAAATTGGTGTTTTTTTTACTCCGCTGTGTACATTTTATTTCAGTATTGAATACACGGCAAATAGAAAATTGAGGGTGCTTGCATACATAATAAGTGTTGTCCAAGTAGTTTCTGTTCTTCTTATTTTTACAGATCAATACCACCATATCATGCGTATAAGTGTTGAACTGCAAACAGATACTGTGTTCGGGCATGCAATTGTTGTTCAATCAACAACAATTGGGTCAATCTTAGTTGCTTTCAATTTCTGTATTCCTTTGATAGCTGTTGTAATTCTTATACTTTTTGTGAGGTCTGTATCAAATAATCTGCGGCGTCCGTTGTGGCTGATTATCATAAGTATATTTGCAACTTTTGTCATTGCAACTGTACAATCTACAGTATTAAGTGATATAGGTATCATTATACCGATATCGGTTTTAAACCTTCCGTGTGTTGTGCTGCTGTTCTACGCGGTTCTCAGTGGCGGATTCCTTGGAATCACGCCGATAGCTCTCAATAAAGTGTTTGAAGTTATTGATCAGGGGATTATTGTTATTGATTACAATGGTAATGTTATCGAATATAACAGACGTGCCTCAGAACTGATGAATGATTTGGACTATTACGACTCTCTTGAAATTGGTTCTAATATTTTGGAACGCATACTTGGTGAACCAAAGCACCCCGGAAAATTATATATTTCGGTTGATGATTTGCCTGCCGAACTTCCAAAATCACAAAGCGGAAGATATATTTCATTAGCCCGTCATACGCTGGAGAGGTCTGGAGGAAGATTTTTCGGGTACGTTCTTGTTTTGACCGACATAACATTATTGAAAGAACGTGCGGAGCTTGATCCTCTGACTGGCATTTATAACCGCGAAGGTATGACAACAGCTTATTCGCAATTGCAAAAATATTCCCAAAGCAATCCTAATGTATCTGCAATAATTATCGACTTGGATAATTTTAAAAATATTAATGATACATATGGTCATTTTGGGGGAGACATGATTCTTAGGGACTTGGTCAATACAGTACAAGCCTTTTTGGAAGGAAAGTATGTTTTTGGGCGTCACGGTGGTGATGAATTTGTTGTGCTTTTGCCCGTGGAGATTGAGGAAGCTTTTGATTTTGCTGAAAATTTACGAAAGAGCGTTTCTGAAAGAATTGTTCAATACTTAAATCATAAAATTTATTATACCATCAGTGTCGGAATTGCAGGTTGTAATTTTCAAGAGAACTCTTTAAGTGATCTTCTTCATAAAGCTGATCTAGCTTTATATAAATCTAAGCAGCTTGGGAAAAACACGATAAGCATATAA
- a CDS encoding AraC family transcriptional regulator, protein MDFIQNLQKAIDYIEDHILEPINYEDVAKHIYVSSYYFHRTFSLVTGITANEYIRNRRLSMAGQELSISDEKVIDIALKYGYESPESFTKAFTRFHGITPNVARRAGIKLKSFNRLLIKIKLEGGTIMDYRIEKREPFKLLAKVEKFRNESISEEGNTEIPDFWKECGVNGTFEILKQNTSKHSIYGACAPISKESSYFDYGIGMEFDGGNMPEGYTIWEVNPTLWAVFKCIGENGDCIGETWGKIFSEFLPSSEYNMIDDTDFELYSQEPNADCFCEIWIPVEKKIYV, encoded by the coding sequence ATGGATTTTATTCAAAACTTGCAAAAGGCGATTGATTATATAGAAGACCATATATTAGAACCTATTAATTATGAAGATGTTGCAAAGCATATATATGTGTCAAGCTATTATTTTCATAGAACATTTAGCTTAGTGACTGGTATTACAGCTAACGAATATATTAGGAATAGAAGATTATCTATGGCCGGGCAGGAACTATCTATATCTGATGAAAAGGTAATTGATATTGCTTTAAAATATGGTTATGAGTCACCTGAGAGTTTTACAAAAGCATTTACCAGATTTCACGGCATTACACCTAATGTAGCAAGGCGTGCAGGTATTAAGCTAAAATCCTTTAATCGACTTCTTATTAAAATAAAATTGGAAGGTGGTACTATTATGGATTATAGGATTGAAAAAAGAGAACCATTTAAATTACTTGCTAAGGTTGAAAAGTTTAGAAATGAATCAATTTCAGAAGAAGGAAACACCGAAATTCCAGACTTTTGGAAAGAATGCGGCGTCAATGGCACATTTGAAATACTAAAACAAAACACTAGTAAACATAGTATTTATGGAGCTTGTGCACCTATTTCAAAAGAAAGCTCATATTTTGATTATGGGATTGGTATGGAATTTGATGGTGGTAATATGCCGGAAGGATATACAATATGGGAGGTAAATCCTACTTTATGGGCTGTATTTAAATGTATTGGTGAAAATGGAGATTGCATAGGCGAAACATGGGGGAAAATTTTTTCAGAGTTCCTTCCAAGTTCAGAATATAATATGATTGATGATACCGATTTTGAATTGTACTCCCAAGAGCCTAATGCAGACTGTTTCTGTGAAATATGGATTCCCGTTGAGAAGAAGATATATGTATAA
- a CDS encoding Crp/Fnr family transcriptional regulator yields MKKYLKQLQNNELFNNFNLNDLERILNCLSAKVNYYKKKDVIIQQGAQVHYVGIVLSGGIQIIKEDIEGNINIISHLGINDIFAEAFAYADIYECPITVQATENCEIMFIDCKRIIKTCNNACAFHWNMIENMLSMIARKNIMLNQKMEILSKRTTREKLLEFFNTQIQINHSKRFSIPYNREGLAFYLCVDRSALSRELSNMRDEGLLKFNKNEFEIL; encoded by the coding sequence ATGAAGAAGTATCTTAAGCAATTACAAAATAATGAATTGTTCAATAATTTTAATTTAAATGATTTGGAAAGAATTTTAAATTGCCTATCTGCAAAGGTTAATTATTATAAAAAAAAGGATGTGATAATACAGCAAGGAGCCCAAGTTCACTATGTTGGGATAGTTTTGTCAGGAGGTATTCAAATAATAAAAGAAGATATAGAAGGTAATATAAATATTATTTCTCATTTAGGTATCAATGATATTTTTGCAGAAGCATTTGCATATGCTGATATTTATGAATGCCCTATCACAGTGCAAGCCACTGAGAATTGTGAAATAATGTTTATTGATTGTAAACGAATCATCAAAACTTGTAATAATGCCTGTGCATTTCATTGGAATATGATAGAAAATATGCTTTCAATGATTGCAAGAAAAAATATAATGCTGAATCAAAAAATGGAGATATTATCAAAACGTACTACAAGGGAAAAGTTATTAGAATTTTTCAATACACAAATTCAAATAAATCATTCTAAAAGATTTTCAATACCTTATAACCGAGAAGGACTTGCATTTTATCTTTGTGTAGATAGAAGTGCACTGTCACGTGAGTTATCTAATATGCGGGATGAGGGGTTATTAAAATTTAATAAGAATGAATTTGAAATTCTTTAA
- a CDS encoding ATP-binding protein, whose translation MIRKIIKIDEDKCNGCGLCVTACHEGAIGMVNGKAKLLRDDYCDGLGDCLPACPTNAISFEEREAAAYDETAVKMNMENKQPENLACGCPGTQSKTFMRNVINEAKVETPATIQTQLNQWPVQIKLAPPNAPYFNNAHLLIAADCTAYAYGNFHNEFMKNKITLIGCPKLDEGDYSEKFTAILKMHNIKSLTVVRMEVPCCGGIENAVKTALQNSGKLIPWQVITISTDGKILKA comes from the coding sequence ATGATTAGGAAAATAATAAAAATAGATGAAGATAAATGCAATGGTTGCGGATTATGTGTTACTGCCTGTCACGAAGGAGCCATTGGTATGGTAAACGGAAAAGCAAAGCTTCTTCGTGATGATTATTGTGACGGACTTGGTGACTGTTTACCGGCTTGCCCAACCAATGCTATCAGTTTTGAAGAAAGAGAAGCAGCAGCATATGATGAGACGGCGGTAAAGATGAATATGGAAAATAAGCAGCCTGAAAATTTGGCTTGTGGTTGTCCTGGTACTCAATCAAAAACGTTCATGCGTAATGTTATTAATGAAGCCAAGGTAGAAACACCTGCAACAATACAAACCCAATTGAACCAGTGGCCAGTACAAATTAAACTAGCTCCACCAAACGCACCCTACTTTAATAATGCTCACCTGCTAATTGCAGCCGACTGTACGGCATATGCATATGGCAATTTCCATAATGAGTTTATGAAAAACAAAATAACCCTTATAGGCTGTCCAAAGCTGGATGAAGGTGATTACAGCGAAAAGTTCACTGCCATACTAAAAATGCATAATATAAAGTCTTTGACAGTAGTAAGAATGGAAGTTCCATGCTGTGGTGGTATTGAAAATGCTGTTAAAACAGCCCTTCAAAATAGTGGGAAACTCATTCCTTGGCAAGTCATAACAATTTCAACTGATGGCAAAATTCTTAAAGCATAA
- the hcp gene encoding hydroxylamine reductase, translating into MSMFCYQCQETAKNTGCTVKGVCGKNEEVAKLQDLLIYTLKGISDIVVKGKVDVHNLDKTNYEVLSSLFMTITNANFDDDHIDAQISKMIKLRDELKNSVNLNDFHDASTFTVDSRGAMLEKATSVGVLSTENEDIRSLHEMIIYGLKGMAAYGEHAKNIGKEDLDINAFIYEALAATLDDSLTAEDLVALTLKTGEYGVKVMALLDEAHTTRFGNPEITEVNIGVRNNPAILISGHDLTDLEQLLEQTKGTGVDVYTHSEMLPAHYYPAFKKYDNFAGNYGNAWWKQLDEFVSFRGPILFTTNCIVPPRSEEVRGRIFTTGATGYPGCTHIKADENGKKDFSEIIALAKTLPSPEEIETGSIVGGFAHNQVIALADKVVEAVKSGAIKKFFVMAGCDGRMKSREYYTEFAKNLPKDTIILTAGCAKYRYNKLNLGDIGGIPRVLDAGQCNDSYSLAVIALKLKEVFGLDDINKLPIAFNIAWYEQKAVIVLLALLYLGVKNIHLGPTLPGFLSPNVAKVLVEKFGIAGIGTVEDDIKLFMA; encoded by the coding sequence ATGAGTATGTTTTGTTATCAATGTCAAGAAACAGCAAAAAACACAGGTTGTACAGTGAAAGGTGTTTGCGGAAAGAATGAAGAGGTTGCAAAGCTTCAGGACCTTCTGATATACACACTTAAAGGCATTTCGGATATTGTTGTAAAAGGAAAGGTTGATGTACATAATTTGGACAAGACTAATTATGAGGTTCTAAGCAGCTTGTTTATGACTATTACCAACGCAAACTTTGATGATGATCATATTGATGCACAAATCAGTAAAATGATTAAGCTAAGAGATGAACTAAAAAATTCTGTTAACCTTAACGATTTCCACGATGCATCAACATTCACGGTGGATTCAAGAGGAGCTATGCTTGAAAAAGCAACATCCGTGGGTGTTCTTTCAACAGAGAATGAAGACATTCGTTCCTTGCATGAAATGATTATTTATGGACTTAAAGGTATGGCGGCTTACGGCGAACACGCAAAGAATATTGGAAAAGAGGATTTAGACATTAATGCTTTTATTTACGAAGCATTGGCAGCAACACTAGACGATTCTCTTACAGCTGAGGATCTTGTGGCATTAACACTGAAGACGGGAGAATATGGTGTTAAGGTTATGGCTTTGTTGGATGAGGCACATACAACGAGATTTGGGAATCCTGAGATTACCGAGGTTAATATCGGGGTGCGAAATAATCCTGCCATTCTTATTTCAGGTCATGATTTAACTGATTTAGAGCAACTTCTTGAGCAGACTAAGGGTACTGGTGTTGACGTATATACCCATAGTGAGATGCTTCCTGCACATTATTACCCTGCTTTCAAAAAATATGACAACTTTGCTGGGAACTACGGAAACGCATGGTGGAAACAGCTTGACGAATTTGTATCCTTCCGTGGTCCTATTCTTTTTACAACGAACTGTATTGTTCCGCCTAGGAGCGAAGAAGTAAGGGGCAGAATCTTTACTACTGGAGCTACCGGATATCCTGGCTGCACGCATATTAAAGCCGATGAAAATGGCAAAAAAGACTTTTCAGAAATAATAGCACTTGCTAAGACACTGCCTTCGCCAGAAGAAATTGAGACAGGAAGCATTGTAGGCGGCTTTGCTCATAATCAGGTGATTGCACTTGCGGACAAAGTAGTTGAGGCCGTGAAGTCTGGCGCAATTAAAAAGTTCTTTGTTATGGCAGGGTGCGACGGAAGAATGAAGTCAAGAGAGTATTATACAGAATTTGCCAAAAATCTTCCAAAGGATACTATAATACTTACTGCGGGTTGTGCTAAATATCGCTATAACAAGTTGAATTTAGGTGATATTGGTGGAATTCCAAGAGTACTTGATGCAGGTCAGTGCAATGACTCTTATTCACTAGCAGTTATAGCACTAAAACTTAAGGAAGTTTTCGGTCTGGACGATATCAATAAGTTACCTATTGCCTTTAATATTGCTTGGTATGAACAGAAAGCAGTAATTGTCCTTTTGGCATTACTGTATTTAGGTGTGAAAAACATACATCTAGGACCAACACTACCTGGCTTCTTGTCTCCTAATGTGGCAAAGGTTTTGGTTGAGAAATTCGGTATTGCAGGTATTGGTACAGTTGAGGATGATATTAAGTTATTCATGGCATAA
- a CDS encoding carbon monoxide dehydrogenase, whose amino-acid sequence MENSMFCYQCEQTLGGKGCVKSGVCGKNPIVANLQDVLIHELKGIGFYGQKNLEKGLKIRRCS is encoded by the coding sequence ATGGAAAATTCAATGTTTTGTTATCAGTGTGAGCAAACATTAGGTGGAAAAGGTTGTGTGAAGTCAGGAGTATGTGGAAAAAATCCAATTGTTGCCAATTTGCAGGATGTATTGATTCACGAATTAAAAGGTATCGGATTCTATGGTCAAAAAAATTTAGAAAAAGGGCTAAAGATTAGGAGATGCAGTTAA
- a CDS encoding ferredoxin, translating to MKAEIDREGCISCGLCVSMCPEVFRMGDDGPAEVYVDPIPSDAENSALEARDGCPVSVITVE from the coding sequence ATGAAAGCAGAAATTGATAGAGAAGGTTGTATTTCCTGTGGTCTTTGTGTGTCTATGTGTCCAGAAGTATTTCGTATGGGTGATGATGGTCCGGCTGAAGTTTATGTTGATCCTATACCATCAGATGCAGAGAATTCAGCATTAGAAGCAAGAGACGGTTGTCCTGTATCTGTAATAACAGTTGAATAA
- a CDS encoding cupin domain-containing protein, whose protein sequence is MIEQIFELARGNEEAVEKVVFDENIHYLHMIFNKDEGLPEHFSNSNVYMTVIRGKLSIGLNDQDIHEYEAGTLLKIPFQTKMNVKNLHHETLELIVVKAPAPKM, encoded by the coding sequence TTGATTGAACAGATATTTGAACTGGCTAGAGGCAATGAAGAAGCTGTTGAGAAAGTTGTATTTGACGAAAATATACATTATCTTCACATGATTTTTAATAAAGATGAAGGGCTTCCTGAACATTTTTCTAATTCAAACGTTTATATGACAGTTATTAGAGGAAAACTTTCAATAGGACTTAATGATCAGGATATCCATGAGTATGAGGCAGGTACTTTATTAAAAATACCGTTTCAAACGAAGATGAATGTGAAAAATTTGCATCATGAAACATTGGAGCTTATTGTTGTAAAAGCACCAGCTCCCAAAATGTAA
- a CDS encoding permease: MDKLINVIKRYKIFILLMLANALIVVLYPETGMRSVEITINSTMEMLSILPPIFILLGLLDVWVERETMMKYMGEKSGIIGVLIAFLLGSAAAGPLYAAFPVAMVLLKKGSKFSYVLIMIGAWSTTKIPLLLFEASSMGLKFTVLRFALNFIGIGVIAYTTEKLLSKEEKDKIYDKASLME, translated from the coding sequence ATGGATAAATTAATTAATGTAATCAAAAGATATAAAATATTTATTTTACTCATGTTAGCAAATGCATTAATAGTTGTTTTGTATCCCGAAACAGGAATGCGTTCAGTTGAAATTACAATTAACAGCACCATGGAAATGCTATCTATCTTACCTCCCATATTTATTTTGCTGGGGCTTTTAGATGTGTGGGTTGAAAGGGAAACAATGATGAAATATATGGGTGAAAAATCGGGGATTATAGGAGTACTTATTGCATTTTTATTAGGCTCAGCTGCTGCTGGTCCTTTATATGCAGCTTTTCCTGTAGCAATGGTTCTTCTTAAAAAAGGAAGTAAGTTTTCTTATGTATTGATTATGATTGGTGCCTGGTCCACAACCAAAATACCTCTTTTGTTGTTTGAAGCTTCATCAATGGGATTAAAATTTACAGTTTTAAGATTTGCTTTAAACTTTATAGGAATTGGAGTAATTGCTTATACAACTGAAAAATTGTTGTCTAAAGAAGAAAAAGATAAAATATATGATAAGGCTTCCTTAATGGAGTAA
- a CDS encoding permease — translation MASTIALYVIATIALTISFMKDKKNTKIALKKAWKSFENILPQFLSILILIGIILAIMTPEQISHIIGKESGWMGVILASIVGAITLVPGFIAFPLAAALIKSGAGYMQIAAFISTLMMVGVVTIPLEMKFLGKKAAIIRNIEAYIFSLIVALIMGVFL, via the coding sequence ATGGCGTCAACAATAGCATTATACGTAATAGCCACAATAGCTTTAACCATATCTTTTATGAAAGATAAGAAGAATACAAAAATTGCACTGAAAAAAGCATGGAAGTCATTTGAAAATATCTTGCCTCAATTCCTTTCCATATTAATATTAATTGGAATAATATTGGCGATAATGACTCCGGAACAAATCTCTCATATTATCGGAAAAGAGTCAGGATGGATGGGTGTAATTCTTGCATCCATAGTAGGAGCAATAACGCTTGTACCTGGTTTTATAGCATTTCCATTAGCAGCAGCTTTGATAAAAAGCGGTGCCGGATATATGCAGATTGCAGCATTTATCTCAACTTTAATGATGGTTGGAGTTGTGACCATTCCTCTGGAAATGAAATTTTTAGGAAAAAAAGCAGCAATAATCAGAAATATAGAGGCGTATATTTTTTCTTTGATAGTAGCTTTGATAATGGGGGTGTTTTTATAA
- a CDS encoding ABC transporter permease: MNYKRVLSIIRKEFFQIKRDKRTIAIIILMPIMELLLFGYAASTSVDHIPTVVYNNDIGGESSELLDSFVNSQYFDLDYNANSIQEIEEYIDNGDAKAGIVIPPEYSQDLKNGKTAQIQLIVDGSDPTTAQTILSSAGGVVQAMSVEIIQETRGISMPQVLDLRSRVWYNPDMSSINFNIPGLIGVILQTVTLMLTSFSIVRERERGTMEQLIVTPITKMELMVGKIVPYVIIGFVDIVLALALSVFWFKVTIAGSITLLLLFSVIFLFGSLGVGLVISTVSKSQLQAMQLSMFMIMPNILLSGYMFPIEAMPEFIGKISTVLPLTYFIEVLRGIILKGNGFAQLFDEFIILTLFGLGFLMLATVKFKKKIE, from the coding sequence ATGAATTATAAAAGAGTTCTGTCCATAATAAGAAAAGAATTTTTTCAAATAAAAAGAGACAAAAGAACTATAGCAATAATAATTTTAATGCCTATCATGGAATTATTGCTATTTGGTTATGCAGCATCTACAAGCGTTGACCACATTCCAACAGTTGTATATAACAATGATATAGGAGGTGAAAGCAGTGAGCTATTAGACAGCTTTGTAAATTCACAGTATTTCGATCTGGATTACAATGCAAATAGTATACAAGAAATTGAAGAATATATTGACAACGGAGATGCAAAAGCTGGAATTGTTATTCCACCTGAATATTCTCAAGATTTAAAAAATGGAAAGACTGCGCAAATTCAGCTCATAGTTGATGGTTCCGACCCTACAACGGCTCAAACCATATTATCAAGCGCTGGAGGAGTAGTTCAAGCAATGTCTGTTGAGATTATACAAGAAACAAGAGGGATTTCCATGCCCCAGGTTTTAGACTTAAGAAGCAGGGTTTGGTATAATCCTGATATGAGCAGCATTAACTTTAACATTCCTGGGCTGATTGGAGTAATATTGCAAACTGTAACTTTAATGCTTACATCTTTTTCAATAGTAAGAGAAAGAGAAAGAGGAACTATGGAACAGCTTATTGTTACACCTATAACTAAAATGGAGTTAATGGTAGGAAAAATTGTGCCCTATGTAATAATAGGATTTGTGGATATAGTTCTTGCACTGGCTTTAAGTGTGTTTTGGTTTAAGGTAACTATTGCAGGGAGTATTACATTGCTTTTATTATTTTCTGTTATATTTTTGTTTGGTTCTCTTGGCGTGGGACTTGTTATATCAACAGTATCAAAAAGTCAGCTTCAAGCAATGCAGCTTTCAATGTTTATGATAATGCCAAACATATTGCTTTCTGGATATATGTTTCCAATTGAGGCAATGCCTGAATTTATCGGTAAAATAAGCACAGTGTTGCCATTGACATATTTTATAGAGGTGCTAAGAGGTATAATATTAAAAGGAAATGGATTTGCACAGTTGTTTGATGAATTTATTATCTTGACCCTATTTGGTTTAGGATTTTTGATGCTTGCAACTGTAAAGTTTAAAAAGAAAATTGAATAA